ACCTCTAAAGACACACAAACAGTGATATAGATAGTTAGAGACAGGGAGATAGGTAGAGAAGGTAGATCGGTAGAGAAGAGACAGGCAGAGACGCTAAGACTGTACTTACGGGAATCCTTGGAGCAGCTTTTCCAGCCTGTACAGCAAGGTCTCTTTGCTTTGGATTGTGGTCAGCTTCTTCAGCAGTGCCCTGACCAGTGTTCTCACTGGGGCATCGTGGTCCATCAAGCCCTGGGCAAGATTGGGCACCATGTTCTCAGCAAGGTAATTCAGTTGATCGAGGGTCTTCCAAGCCTCCAGCTTCTTCCAATTGCTCCTCTCGTCAGTGGTGTCTGCCAGAAGCCTTTTGATGATATCATCTTTGGAGTTCTTTAGGATAGTGTAAGTCTGTGTAATACTGAGCAAAGCATCGGTGCAAAAGCAATACACTGTGGATGAATCAGTATGCATTGTCAGCAAAATAGCTTGAATGACATTATCTACGTCTATGACAAAGGGCTTGTGGGAGAGCCAGTCGCTTAAGGCTATTCTTGTAAGCAGGTCTAGTTCTTTCTTTTCTGCGTACTCCTGACACATATCATCACTGTAGATGGTTTCATGATCATCCTCTGCTTGTGCTTCATCGTATTCATCCAAATACTCTTTCAAAAAAATGGTTCTAGATGAACCATACTCAATGTCAGCTTCTTTAAAACGCGCCATGAGTTGGCTGGGGTCGTATTTTTGTTTGTCAGTGCCAGGAAGACTGGTTGGATATTTATATTTTTCTATCCAAGCCCTGATCACTGAATTGGGAATGTAACCATCAGGAGCGACAGGCCATTTTCTGAAGTAGGGCGCAAACTCTTTATCCCAGGTGCGAGGCTTGCTTTCAGAAATCACTATTTCCTTGTATTCCAGATCTTGGTGATCTTTGATGGGCGTATCTGCGCTGAATTCCTCTTCCTTTGATGTGTCTTCTGGTTGTCCATGAAGATGTTCTGAAGCTGGGTACACCTTTTCAGCTTCTATCCTGGGAGGCTTTTCCATTTTATTATCCACCTCTTGCCTTAACGTAGCTGGCAGGAGTTCTGCGGTCAGTTCCTTTCTGGATCTTTTCAAATATTTCCCAGGCACTACTTGTACCCGTGGACTCACAGGGAATTTCTTCTCGACTAACGATGTGTCAGGGTCCTCTGTGCAGGACTTTTTTGAGTCTAAGTAATACTTTGGAACTAAGACAACATCAAGATGCTTGAGTGACTGGGGCTTGAAAGGCAAGGGGTCTTCAATGGCATCGTCCTGTACTTCCTTACATATCAGTGTCTTCAGGTAGTCACCTGTAAGGTACTTGAAGCAGGGTATGTAATAGGTATTGCTGTTAGAATTGGCGAGTAGGTCTCCCCTTTGGTTAGCGAAGCAAACATAGCTCAGATGACCTTGTAACTTCAGCTCAGCCAGCATGTTCCCTCTCAGGTCCCATATTTTTATCGACCCCTCTGTGCCTCCAGTCACAATGACCTTCAGAGCAGCGCAGTAGTCAATCGATGACACTTGAAGCGTGTGGGTCTCCTCTGTCTCCAGGCACTCACAGGGGCTGCCTGTTATCTTGAAAAGCATGAGAGTGTTTTTCCCTGATATTGTGCAAACATGACCGGGGATCAGCCTGATGTAAAGGTGCTTGCAGCTGCAGGCTATGCTGGTGGATGGAATCAGATCTATATGATTGTCTTTTCTGCTGATAAACCACAGGCTGATGCAGTCATCGGTCCCATAGGAACACAACTGGGCTGATGCATTCCTTTCAACCTGATCAGTAGAAAGGCTACTCATTTGTAAAATCTTACCATCGTGAGCCTTTTTTCCATGCATTGAAAAAGTCCTTGGCAAGAGGAGCATTATCTTACCACTTTGGTGGCCGCTAAAAATCAGACAAGGACTGCTATGTTTGCTTTGAGTTATCCTCACAGCTTGTAGGCACAAGACCCCTTCCGCTTGATCTTGGGACGTTATCAAAAAATATTTGGCAGGAGTCGGGCACATGGAGGTGTCCAGTACAAGCATCTCTGATGATCCGGTGGCAATAAACATTTCTTCCCGCTGTGGGTCGTAGGCATAGTCTGTGGCCTTCTCTAAGATCAGAAAAGGCCAGGAGAGGAATATGAGCTCTCCCGTCACAGGAGATAGGAAGCGCACTATACCATCTTTAGTGATGGCTAGCATCCTGGCCTTAGTAGGAGTGCACTGGACTCGATACATCTTCTGCAGGGGGCAGTCAGTGGCATTAAATAGCTGGTAGAAGGTCCTTAGGTTCCAAATGGAGAAGGAATAGGGCATGTGGCAGAGGAATAAGTCATCATCTATGGACTGGAGCTGCAAGATCTCATCATCCATAATCAGCCTCTGAAGCAGCTCCCCGGAGAAATTCCACTCCTTGACTGAGCGGTCTGTGGATGCCGTCAGGAAAGAGTGAACTTTGGGACGTATGAGCAGGCTGGTGATGGCCCCTGAGTGAGCTTTGAACTCCTGCAAGAGGTTTCGGTTTTCCCGACTCCAGATCTGAACGTACCCAGAAGCGTCCCCAGTGTACAGGTACCTCTGGACCCAGTACGGGGAGCAGCACTTCAGTGTGCCGTAGCTGGATCCCTGGAACGGTTTGGTCTCAACTTTCTTCCAGTAGTCAAAGGCAAGTATTCTGTTTCCACAGAGAGCAAACATAGAGTTGGACTGTCTCTCGGTGATCAGGTAATTCACAAACTCACCCCTCTCTAGGGAGCAGGAACTCCAGTCAAGAACTTTAGAAATGGCAATAAACGAGTGCTGCTCCTGTTTGAAAGACCAGAAGACTATATGTCCGATACAGCCAGTGATGAGCTCCTCTGTCTCCTCATTGTAATGCATGCTGATCACAGAGCTTGGGCACTGGACGCAGGTCAGAAATGTTAGATCTTGCACTATATCCCCGTACAGTCGGAGAGTTATATCATCGCAGTAAGCAACAAACAGCCGATGGCTTGTTATGAACACAAGTTTTTCAATATAGAAGTCCATCTCCATCGGGAAAGTCTTGTACTTGACCAGTTGCTCATCATTTTGAAGCCACACTTTTATCTGTAATTAAGATTGACAAGAACAGTTAGCACACATTGttatattgtaaaatgttgttGTGCAACATTTTAGGTTAATAGATTGGATTTTGTCATATGAACCAATTTTGGAGACTTACTgccttattttcaaagcatttcttccattttttaaattaggCTAAATCATGTTAATGGTACAAAATGAGATAGTAAACACACATAGAGTGCTTAAAATGATTTGAAATACATAGATTCATTGTTtggctttagttttttttaaagactggagtaaacatgTTGAAAACATGGCCCTTAAAAAGATTTATGTATAgctattttcataattttactTTAATCTCCTGCtattacattcaaaacaaaaagaacatccaacagaaatgtatttgctACTGAAATCTCACGCCACCCGGCTTCTTGACCGAAACCAGAAATCCAGCATGATGACTGGAGAGAGAGGGGTGCTGACTGGAGATGAGACGTTTCTATATAACATACTTATGTATTAACAGCAAGGCAAACGTTGCACAAACTCTGAGGGGTACAACTAGCAATCTACAGACAGTATCGAACTGTCAGAGTTCATGCAACGGAACACAGCACTACAGCCTAGCGTTAGATCATAATAATCCTGCATGCATATATTTTTTGTCAAATGTCAAAAATATTGCAGTGGCtacttttgtatatttttataccCATACACCTATAAACGAAACGTAAAGTCGCCGTAAATGAAACAAGAAGAAACAGTGTGACCTAGAGAAGCACACTGGTGCCAAAGTCTCTTGAAGTGTAAGGGCGGGGTACTAATCCTCTGTGGAGCCGTGTGTACCTCGTGTTGCTCTAGCGTGTACCCCCACTGAAACGCTACGATGATGTTGTTCAGCTGGGTCTTGTAGAAAGTAAGGGTCCGCATGTAGTTTGGGGCGCTGCTGATGCTGAACATCGATTCCGGGCTGGAGTCCAGGTAGACCACGCCTCCCTCCTCATCAGCACTCCCGCCTTCCTGACAACAACAAGACAGACATGGTGCTGCAGCCACACTGTAGACTACTCTGGCatgcaaaaacatgaaaaaatacagtcgcagacaaaagtactggcaccc
The sequence above is a segment of the Acipenser ruthenus chromosome 7, fAciRut3.2 maternal haplotype, whole genome shotgun sequence genome. Coding sequences within it:
- the LOC131737576 gene encoding WD repeat-containing protein 87-like, translated to MGINRTQNHKYHETEGGSADEEGGVVYLDSSPESMFSISSAPNYMRTLTFYKTQLNNIIVAFQWGYTLEQHEIKVWLQNDEQLVKYKTFPMEMDFYIEKLVFITSHRLFVAYCDDITLRLYGDIVQDLTFLTCVQCPSSVISMHYNEETEELITGCIGHIVFWSFKQEQHSFIAISKVLDWSSCSLERGEFVNYLITERQSNSMFALCGNRILAFDYWKKVETKPFQGSSYGTLKCCSPYWVQRYLYTGDASGYVQIWSRENRNLLQEFKAHSGAITSLLIRPKVHSFLTASTDRSVKEWNFSGELLQRLIMDDEILQLQSIDDDLFLCHMPYSFSIWNLRTFYQLFNATDCPLQKMYRVQCTPTKARMLAITKDGIVRFLSPVTGELIFLSWPFLILEKATDYAYDPQREEMFIATGSSEMLVLDTSMCPTPAKYFLITSQDQAEGVLCLQAITGSPCECLETEETHTLQVSSIDYCAALKVIVTGGTEGSIKIWDLRGNMLAELKLQGHLSYVCFANQRGDLLANSNSNTYYIPCFKYLTGDYLKTLICKEVQDDAIEDPLPFKPQSLKHLDVVLVPKYYLDSKKSCTEDPDTSLVEKKFPVSPRVQVVPGKYLKRSRKELTAELLPATLRQEVDNKMEKPPRIEAEKVYPASEHLHGQPEDTSKEEEFSADTPIKDHQDLEYKEIVISESKPRTWDKEFAPYFRKWPVAPDGYIPNSVIRAWIEKYKYPTSLPGTDKQKYDPSQLMARFKEADIEYGSSRTIFLKEYLDEYDEAQAEDDHETIYSDDMCQEYAEKKELDLLTRIALSDWLSHKPFVIDVDNVIQAILLTMHTDSSTVYCFCTDALLSITQTYTILKNSKDDIIKRLLADTTDERSNWKKLEAWKTLDQLNYLAENMVPNLAQGLMDHDAPVRTLVRALLKKLTTIQSKETLLYRLEKLLQGFPAGFSIRLLQELEEKLQEDLTLKGPGGPVLKDTSRSTEVERLPEADSLPTQAQGLSYTGDLDGDTSICGQVPGPLSLMNFPQERPDFVPQQDDTDYGDGISKPKYTLGTSETRRGRGTATGRGSEQGKKKKKQRSLKAIESSSRVRLPPLQRKGSKLMDSMAIHMYISKAKPHELHKGLSGKVSPEAGQQMSVLEPMQVSDSALKKQSEPKATRRPFISSQSVTDFPSIRKAALDKAGQASVFIKIDPTTCNTSPSSWRESLYELVSMYGLKSPMRRGNVSSQCSTAVSTKKKQEVVSVLGQIRDVAPGQRVLHRILVRDPNARPESRFHLEFPLSWQQSFQTATPDGDCGYGMLELDWTTGLKTPPRDIPKMNFTLTNH